In Microbacterium lushaniae, the following are encoded in one genomic region:
- a CDS encoding ABC transporter permease, translating to MTMDVVTWSLFIAAVLRVATPILLAAVGGLISEIGGVPNITLEGSMLSGACAGALTAGLTGSPWLGLIAAVVAGVVPGLILGVLTIEFKADPIVVGIGVNLLAAGATTFAVYTLLGDKSGTSSLGRTELPSVDVPAAEGVPFLGNVLFGQHILTYFAFLAWGVIAFLLARSRYGMHVRAVGSNPLAAQSVGISVRRTQYSVVIIAGALCGIGGAFLSMGYVSSFLRDMTAGRGFIAVAAIFLGGMRPVGVLLAALAFGFFEALSIRLGNFDVPSQLVQAIPYAATLVGLGIFAYRDVRRRRTALYGPAPRRRRQRQPQLAR from the coding sequence ATGACGATGGATGTCGTCACGTGGTCACTGTTCATCGCCGCGGTGCTGCGGGTGGCGACGCCGATCCTGCTGGCCGCGGTGGGAGGACTGATCTCCGAGATCGGCGGCGTGCCAAACATCACGCTCGAGGGCAGCATGCTCAGCGGTGCGTGCGCGGGCGCACTGACCGCCGGCCTGACCGGCAGTCCTTGGCTCGGACTCATCGCAGCGGTGGTGGCCGGGGTCGTGCCGGGCCTCATCCTGGGCGTCCTCACGATCGAGTTCAAGGCCGATCCCATCGTGGTCGGCATCGGCGTCAATCTCCTCGCCGCGGGCGCGACGACGTTCGCGGTGTACACGCTGCTCGGCGACAAGTCGGGAACATCCTCCCTCGGCCGCACCGAGCTTCCGTCCGTCGACGTCCCGGCAGCGGAGGGCGTGCCGTTCCTCGGCAACGTGCTGTTCGGGCAGCACATCCTCACCTACTTCGCGTTTCTGGCGTGGGGCGTCATCGCCTTCCTCCTCGCACGGTCCCGCTACGGCATGCACGTGCGGGCCGTGGGCTCCAATCCCCTCGCCGCTCAGTCCGTGGGCATCTCCGTCCGCCGAACCCAGTACTCCGTCGTGATCATCGCCGGCGCCTTGTGCGGGATCGGTGGCGCGTTCCTGTCGATGGGCTACGTGTCGAGCTTCCTGCGCGATATGACCGCTGGACGCGGCTTCATCGCCGTGGCAGCGATCTTCCTCGGGGGGATGCGGCCCGTCGGCGTGCTGCTGGCGGCGCTCGCCTTCGGATTCTTCGAGGCCCTGTCCATCCGCCTCGGAAACTTCGATGTCCCCAGCCAGCTGGTTCAGGCGATCCCCTACGCTGCCACCCTCGTCGGACTCGGCATCTTCGCCTATCGGGACGTGCGGCGGCGACGCACCGCTCTCTACGGACCAGCCCCTCGGCGGCGACGTCAGCGGCAGCCGCAGCTCGCACGGTAG
- a CDS encoding ABC transporter permease: MTAPTQSFTPDPESLGSVHGHAAALVDYDRNDDRRRFRRERRIGVFEGALTTLGTIAVALLLCFLILLATGKDAVGAYEWLLSGPVSRPTRFGRVLLETTTLSIVALSVAAAFRAGLMTLGAEGQLYMGALAATVVALFVPLPPGWAVIVPLLSAMTVGMLCAALPAWMKAALGANELVATLMLNAVLVRLYSFVLTNWLTPEGATSVASEYLPSEALIPALTAVFGVNLDNANLMMFFIPVLAVAVWVLLNRTPLGYSVRMSGSNALFGLFGGIAPRRVIVWCFLIGGAIAGLAGAHIVQGVSERALLTLSAGVAFDGIMVAILARANPLLIPIAAFFYAYLKVGGLVMEQEMSIGTEIVSVIQALVVLMASAQILLVLVRRRRAASAGKELAK; the protein is encoded by the coding sequence ATGACCGCGCCGACGCAGAGCTTCACACCGGACCCCGAGTCTCTCGGGTCGGTGCACGGTCACGCCGCCGCCCTCGTCGACTACGACCGCAATGACGATCGACGGCGATTCCGGCGCGAGCGCCGCATCGGCGTGTTCGAGGGCGCCCTGACGACTCTCGGAACCATCGCGGTCGCGCTGCTTCTGTGCTTCCTCATCCTCTTGGCCACCGGCAAGGATGCGGTGGGGGCATACGAGTGGCTGCTGTCGGGGCCGGTTTCCCGGCCCACTCGGTTCGGGCGCGTGCTGTTGGAGACGACCACGCTGTCCATCGTCGCGCTGTCGGTTGCCGCTGCCTTCCGCGCAGGTCTGATGACCCTCGGCGCGGAGGGCCAGCTCTATATGGGCGCCCTCGCCGCGACGGTCGTGGCTCTCTTCGTCCCGCTTCCGCCCGGATGGGCGGTGATCGTCCCGTTGCTGTCCGCGATGACCGTCGGCATGCTCTGTGCCGCCCTGCCCGCATGGATGAAGGCGGCCCTCGGCGCCAACGAACTCGTCGCGACGCTCATGCTGAACGCCGTCCTCGTGCGCCTGTACTCGTTCGTGCTGACGAACTGGCTGACTCCCGAAGGTGCGACGAGCGTCGCCTCCGAGTACCTGCCCTCCGAGGCGCTGATCCCCGCGCTCACCGCCGTGTTCGGCGTCAACCTGGACAACGCCAACCTCATGATGTTCTTCATCCCCGTCCTCGCCGTGGCGGTGTGGGTGCTGCTGAACCGGACGCCGCTGGGGTACTCGGTGCGCATGAGCGGGAGCAATGCGCTGTTCGGGCTGTTCGGCGGCATCGCACCGCGACGGGTCATCGTGTGGTGCTTCCTCATCGGGGGCGCCATCGCTGGGCTCGCCGGCGCCCATATCGTTCAGGGCGTGAGCGAGCGCGCTCTGCTCACACTGTCGGCGGGTGTCGCATTCGACGGCATCATGGTGGCCATCCTCGCGCGGGCGAATCCGCTCTTGATCCCGATCGCCGCATTCTTCTACGCGTATCTGAAGGTGGGCGGCCTCGTCATGGAGCAGGAGATGTCGATCGGAACCGAGATCGTCAGCGTCATCCAGGCTCTCGTGGTGCTGATGGCATCCGCGCAGATCCTCCTCGTCTTGGTCCGCAGACGCCGAGCCGCATCCGCGGGGAAGGAGTTGGCGAAATGA
- a CDS encoding ABC transporter ATP-binding protein yields MIRHSSSTGPAHESGPVEAAAPSVQLIGVGKQYPNGVRACVDIDLELVPGTVHAIVGENGAGKSTLMKILYGLERPSVGRILLDGADVRLAAPDDAIRHGIGMVHQSFMIVPEFTVAQNVVLGGEPARAGVVDRAAVAREVTDVSARFGLPVNPKAKARDVSVSVLQRVEILRALYRGARVLILDEPTAVLTPQETAELFQALRAFAAAGRSVVFISHKLHEVLEVADEITVVRAGRIVGRTTPAQTSPVELASLMIGRPMTTARRVPTQARGDQVMHATGLECRNDLGQLACTEIDLTLRAGEIVCAVAVEGNGQTELVECIAGLRPATAGSLTIDGRDVTTSSVAARRARGLRHIPEDRMRNGVALPETIGDNLIVDRASSREFRWGPFQSIRAIRAWAETAISRFAIRAADPDVPVGSLSGGNIQKVIVARELRDGARVILAAQPTRGIDVGSMEFVHDEIRRARDGGAAVFVVTADLGEAKALADRLLVMREGRIVAEWDDPAAVTDEEMGIHMLGADREPRR; encoded by the coding sequence ATGATCCGTCACTCATCCTCTACCGGGCCGGCTCACGAGTCCGGCCCGGTGGAGGCCGCCGCGCCCAGCGTGCAACTGATCGGCGTGGGCAAGCAGTACCCGAACGGCGTCCGTGCGTGCGTCGACATCGACCTCGAACTGGTCCCCGGCACCGTGCACGCCATCGTCGGCGAGAACGGCGCCGGAAAGTCGACGCTCATGAAGATCCTCTACGGTCTCGAGCGACCGAGCGTGGGACGCATCCTCCTCGACGGTGCGGACGTGCGCCTGGCGGCACCGGATGACGCAATCCGCCATGGCATCGGCATGGTCCATCAGAGCTTCATGATCGTGCCCGAGTTCACGGTCGCCCAGAACGTCGTGCTCGGCGGTGAACCCGCTCGTGCGGGCGTCGTCGATCGCGCCGCGGTGGCACGCGAGGTCACCGACGTCAGCGCGCGGTTCGGGCTTCCTGTGAACCCGAAGGCGAAGGCGCGGGACGTGTCCGTCTCGGTCCTGCAGCGCGTGGAGATCCTTCGCGCCCTGTACCGCGGTGCTCGCGTACTCATCCTCGACGAGCCAACAGCTGTGCTCACCCCCCAGGAGACGGCCGAGCTCTTCCAGGCGCTGCGCGCCTTCGCCGCCGCCGGCCGGAGCGTCGTGTTCATCTCCCACAAGCTTCACGAAGTCCTCGAGGTGGCCGACGAGATCACCGTCGTCCGAGCCGGTCGGATCGTCGGTCGGACGACCCCCGCGCAGACCTCCCCCGTCGAACTCGCATCGCTCATGATCGGCCGGCCGATGACGACAGCCCGGCGTGTGCCCACGCAGGCGCGGGGCGACCAGGTGATGCATGCCACAGGCCTGGAGTGCCGCAACGACCTGGGTCAGCTCGCGTGCACCGAGATCGACCTGACGCTGCGCGCCGGCGAGATCGTGTGTGCCGTGGCGGTGGAAGGCAACGGGCAGACCGAGCTCGTCGAGTGCATCGCGGGGTTGCGACCCGCCACGGCGGGAAGCCTCACCATCGATGGGCGCGACGTGACCACGTCGTCGGTCGCCGCGCGTCGCGCGCGCGGGCTCCGCCACATCCCCGAAGACCGCATGCGCAACGGCGTGGCCCTGCCGGAGACGATCGGCGACAACCTCATCGTCGACCGCGCCTCCTCGCGTGAATTCCGGTGGGGTCCGTTCCAGAGCATCCGCGCCATCCGGGCATGGGCGGAGACGGCGATCTCCCGTTTCGCCATCCGCGCCGCCGACCCGGACGTTCCTGTGGGCAGCCTGTCAGGCGGGAACATCCAGAAGGTCATCGTGGCCCGCGAGCTTCGCGACGGCGCCCGGGTCATCCTCGCCGCCCAACCCACGCGTGGCATCGACGTGGGCTCGATGGAGTTCGTCCACGACGAGATTCGCCGTGCCCGCGACGGGGGCGCGGCGGTGTTCGTCGTCACCGCCGATCTGGGTGAGGCCAAGGCGCTGGCGGATCGCCTCCTGGTGATGCGCGAGGGGCGCATCGTCGCCGAGTGGGATGACCCCGCCGCAGTCACCGACGAAGAGATGGGGATACACATGCTCGGGGCCGACCGGGAACCTCGGCGATGA
- a CDS encoding BMP family ABC transporter substrate-binding protein yields MKRIRVLFAGAALAVAALVTACSGTATTASDENDSEAPRIKYVVNGTLGDKSFIDSANRGLTQAVDELGYELKIVELGLDESGWESGLADAAAGDDYDILVAGSYSMSDYVGRVAPDYPEKMFWVYDAPPDYTGEIGCSNKCENVYSVTFKQNEGSYLVGYLMAELIADGQLPNAEGLSKVGVVGAQDIPVINDFVAGFTGGFVDGGGSESDVLVQYIGGDKAFNDPARGKEIASAIFDAGAAAVWGVAGGSGAGVMEAAAERDLYSIGVDSDQYLTVADETLRDTIITSMVKNVDAALFRAADLHLKGELPYGEAEIIGIAEDGVVIATENENFARLVPATVAESVQAALESVKTGQTKVPTAF; encoded by the coding sequence ATGAAACGCATCAGAGTCCTCTTCGCCGGAGCGGCACTCGCCGTCGCGGCGCTCGTCACGGCTTGCTCCGGCACCGCAACGACAGCATCCGACGAAAACGATTCGGAGGCCCCGCGCATCAAGTACGTCGTGAACGGCACGCTCGGCGACAAGTCCTTCATCGACTCCGCCAACCGCGGCCTCACACAGGCCGTCGACGAGCTCGGCTACGAGCTGAAGATCGTCGAACTCGGATTGGACGAGAGCGGTTGGGAGTCGGGCCTCGCCGACGCTGCGGCCGGAGACGATTACGACATCCTCGTCGCCGGCTCCTACTCGATGTCCGACTACGTCGGCCGGGTCGCTCCGGACTATCCCGAGAAGATGTTCTGGGTCTACGACGCCCCGCCCGACTACACCGGTGAGATCGGATGCTCCAACAAGTGCGAGAACGTGTATTCCGTCACGTTCAAGCAGAACGAGGGGTCCTACCTCGTCGGCTACCTCATGGCCGAGCTGATCGCCGACGGGCAGCTGCCCAACGCGGAGGGCCTCAGCAAGGTGGGCGTCGTCGGAGCGCAGGACATCCCGGTCATCAACGACTTCGTCGCCGGGTTCACGGGTGGGTTCGTTGACGGCGGAGGTTCGGAGTCGGACGTGCTCGTGCAGTACATCGGCGGCGACAAGGCGTTCAACGACCCCGCCCGCGGTAAGGAGATCGCCTCCGCGATCTTCGACGCGGGTGCTGCCGCAGTGTGGGGCGTGGCCGGCGGTTCCGGGGCCGGCGTGATGGAGGCGGCAGCCGAGCGCGACCTCTACTCGATCGGCGTGGACAGCGACCAGTACCTCACGGTCGCCGACGAGACGCTGCGTGACACCATCATCACCTCGATGGTCAAGAACGTGGATGCTGCGCTCTTCCGTGCGGCGGATCTGCACCTCAAGGGCGAACTGCCGTACGGAGAGGCCGAGATCATCGGCATCGCCGAGGACGGCGTCGTGATCGCCACCGAGAACGAGAACTTCGCGCGTCTGGTTCCCGCGACGGTGGCGGAGAGCGTCCAGGCGGCGCTCGAGTCGGTCAAGACCGGGCAGACGAAGGTACCCACGGCGTTCTGA
- a CDS encoding 5-formyltetrahydrofolate cyclo-ligase encodes MTSAASHDAELWTGRHEGKDRLRERVWAALLEGGAVATDPRGSIPDFDGADRAAAKLAELEVWHSARVVKCTPDACQQPIRLRALEEGKTLYMAYPRLAVYPCFLRLTREDLDARGVSLEEASTMDGAIKWGHPIPFEEMEHIDLVNVGSVAATGKGARTGKGAGFADLELGLLREYGKVDETTAVATTIHPLSLVDDDAISIEPTDSPLDWVVTEEQVIQTHTPLAAPAGIDWDRIQPDQLVTIPILGRLARERGITT; translated from the coding sequence ATGACTTCTGCAGCATCACACGACGCCGAATTGTGGACCGGACGCCACGAGGGCAAGGACCGCCTTCGTGAACGCGTCTGGGCCGCGCTCCTGGAAGGCGGCGCCGTCGCCACCGACCCGCGCGGATCGATCCCCGACTTCGACGGGGCCGACCGGGCGGCGGCCAAGCTCGCGGAGCTCGAGGTGTGGCACTCGGCACGAGTGGTCAAATGCACGCCCGACGCGTGTCAGCAGCCTATTCGCCTGCGTGCACTGGAGGAAGGCAAGACCCTCTACATGGCCTACCCCCGCCTCGCGGTGTATCCGTGCTTCCTCCGCCTGACCCGGGAGGATCTCGACGCTCGCGGGGTGTCGTTGGAGGAGGCCTCGACGATGGACGGCGCGATCAAGTGGGGCCACCCCATCCCGTTCGAGGAGATGGAGCACATCGACCTCGTGAACGTGGGGTCCGTTGCTGCGACGGGCAAGGGCGCCCGCACCGGGAAGGGCGCCGGGTTCGCGGACCTCGAACTGGGCCTGCTGCGGGAGTACGGCAAGGTGGATGAGACGACAGCGGTCGCCACGACCATCCACCCCCTCTCGCTCGTCGATGACGACGCCATCTCGATCGAGCCGACCGACTCTCCCCTGGACTGGGTCGTGACGGAGGAGCAGGTCATCCAGACCCACACGCCATTGGCCGCACCGGCGGGTATCGACTGGGACCGGATCCAGCCCGACCAGCTCGTGACCATCCCGATCCTCGGTCGACTCGCGCGTGAGCGCGGGATCACCACCTGA
- the ctaD gene encoding cytochrome c oxidase subunit I — MEQKGNIIVRWITSTDHKTIGYLYLIASLMFFMFGGLLALVIRTELFEPGIQIVPTKEQYNELFTMHGTIMLLMFATPLFAGFANAIMPLQIGAPDVAFPRLNALSFWLFLFGSLIAVAGYLTPEGPAGFGWTAYQPLANASFSPGVGGNLWFLGLGMSGFGTILGAVNFITTIITLRAPGMTMWRMPIFTWNTLVTSILILLAFPVLAAALLAAAADRVLGAHVYDPAAGGVLLWQHLFWFFGHPEVYIIALPFFGIVSEVFPVFSRKPIFGYKTLVYATIAIAALSVAVWAHHMYVTGAVLLPFFALMTMLIAVPTGVKIFNWIGTMWRGSVTFETPMVFALGFLVSFVFGGLTGVILASPPLDFHVSDTYFVVAHFHYVVFGTVVFAMFAGFYFWWPKWTGRMLNERLGYIHFWMLFIGFHVTFLIQHWLGVDGMPRRYADYAPEDQWTWENQVSTAGAILLGASMIPFLLNVWITARKAPRITVNDPWGYGGSLEWATSCPPPRHNFTSIPRIRSERPAFDLNHPDAGVPVGVGPAKDAPDAPVVDAGDDTEK; from the coding sequence GTGGAGCAGAAGGGCAACATCATCGTCCGGTGGATCACCTCCACCGACCACAAGACGATCGGGTATCTCTACCTGATCGCGTCGCTGATGTTCTTCATGTTCGGCGGCCTGCTGGCCCTCGTCATCCGCACGGAACTGTTCGAGCCGGGCATACAGATCGTGCCGACGAAGGAGCAGTACAACGAGCTCTTCACGATGCACGGCACGATCATGCTGCTGATGTTCGCGACGCCGCTGTTCGCGGGCTTCGCCAACGCCATCATGCCGCTGCAGATCGGCGCACCGGATGTCGCGTTCCCCCGCCTGAACGCCCTGTCGTTCTGGCTGTTCCTGTTCGGCTCGCTCATCGCCGTCGCGGGGTATCTCACTCCGGAAGGGCCAGCCGGATTCGGCTGGACGGCGTATCAGCCGCTCGCGAACGCCAGCTTCTCACCGGGTGTCGGCGGCAACCTCTGGTTCCTGGGGCTCGGCATGAGCGGGTTCGGCACGATCCTGGGTGCCGTGAACTTCATCACGACGATCATCACCCTCCGCGCGCCCGGCATGACCATGTGGCGCATGCCGATCTTCACGTGGAACACGCTGGTGACCAGCATCCTGATCCTGCTGGCCTTCCCGGTCCTGGCGGCCGCGCTGCTCGCGGCGGCGGCGGATCGTGTTCTGGGTGCGCACGTCTACGACCCGGCGGCCGGCGGTGTGCTGCTGTGGCAGCACCTGTTCTGGTTCTTCGGGCATCCCGAGGTGTACATCATCGCGCTGCCGTTCTTCGGCATCGTCTCGGAGGTCTTCCCGGTCTTCAGCCGCAAGCCGATCTTCGGCTACAAGACCCTCGTGTACGCGACCATCGCGATCGCCGCACTGTCGGTGGCGGTGTGGGCGCACCACATGTACGTGACCGGAGCGGTGCTCCTGCCGTTCTTCGCTCTCATGACGATGCTCATCGCGGTGCCCACGGGTGTGAAGATCTTCAACTGGATCGGCACCATGTGGCGGGGCTCGGTGACCTTCGAGACACCGATGGTCTTCGCGTTGGGCTTCCTGGTGTCGTTCGTGTTCGGCGGTCTGACGGGCGTCATCCTGGCCTCGCCGCCGCTGGATTTCCACGTCTCCGACACCTACTTCGTCGTGGCGCACTTCCACTACGTCGTGTTCGGCACCGTGGTGTTCGCGATGTTCGCCGGGTTCTACTTCTGGTGGCCGAAGTGGACGGGCCGGATGCTGAACGAGCGGCTGGGCTACATCCACTTCTGGATGCTGTTCATCGGCTTCCACGTCACGTTCCTCATCCAGCATTGGCTGGGTGTGGACGGCATGCCGCGCAGGTACGCCGACTACGCCCCCGAGGATCAGTGGACGTGGGAGAACCAGGTCTCCACGGCCGGCGCCATCCTGCTCGGCGCGTCGATGATCCCGTTCCTGTTGAACGTGTGGATCACGGCGCGCAAGGCGCCGCGGATCACCGTGAACGACCCGTGGGGGTACGGCGGCTCGCTGGAGTGGGCGACGTCGTGCCCGCCGCCGCGGCACAACTTCACGTCGATCCCGCGGATCCGCAGCGAGCGTCCCGCGTTCGACCTGAACCACCCCGACGCTGGTGTTCCGGTCGGTGTGGGTCCGGCCAAGGACGCGCCCGACGCGCCCGTCGTGGACGCCGGCGACGACACCGAGAAGTAG
- a CDS encoding SRPBCC family protein: MPSTFTLVTDSDAPAERLFDISLSIDAHVASMSGSGERAIAGVTSGSIGLGETVTWRAKHFGVWFTMTSRISACDRPQRFVDEQVRGPFRVFRHEHAFLELGGRTRMTDTITVGSPVLGRVAERLVLVPYLRRLIAQRNAHLLQAVAQHP, translated from the coding sequence GTGCCCTCGACCTTCACCCTCGTGACCGATTCGGATGCGCCCGCCGAACGGCTCTTCGACATCTCGCTCAGCATCGACGCCCACGTGGCGTCCATGTCCGGTTCCGGGGAGCGCGCGATCGCCGGGGTCACGAGCGGCTCCATCGGGCTCGGTGAGACGGTGACGTGGCGGGCCAAACATTTCGGGGTGTGGTTCACGATGACCTCCCGCATCTCCGCGTGCGACCGGCCGCAGCGGTTCGTGGATGAGCAGGTGCGCGGACCGTTCCGGGTCTTCCGCCACGAGCACGCCTTCTTGGAGCTGGGCGGCCGCACCCGCATGACCGACACGATCACCGTCGGCTCCCCGGTCCTGGGACGAGTCGCCGAACGGCTCGTGCTGGTGCCCTACCTCCGGCGTCTCATCGCGCAGCGCAACGCCCATCTCCTGCAGGCGGTCGCGCAGCATCCGTAG
- a CDS encoding DUF202 domain-containing protein: MTLFDPGLQPERTELAWRRTALAIGIGSLFAVRLLPAAMGSPWWALPGFAGILLTAALWLGARRRHRAVADALLEHGDRAALPAGGLPAVLAAVVTLIGAGGVASVVAHAASAGG; this comes from the coding sequence ATGACGCTGTTCGATCCGGGGCTGCAGCCCGAGCGGACCGAGCTGGCCTGGCGACGCACCGCACTGGCGATCGGCATCGGATCGCTCTTCGCGGTGCGGCTGCTGCCGGCCGCGATGGGCAGCCCGTGGTGGGCGCTCCCCGGTTTCGCGGGAATCCTCCTCACCGCGGCGCTGTGGCTCGGCGCCCGCCGCCGACACCGCGCCGTCGCAGATGCCTTACTCGAGCACGGCGACCGCGCCGCACTGCCCGCCGGCGGCCTGCCGGCCGTGCTCGCCGCGGTCGTGACGCTCATCGGCGCGGGCGGGGTCGCCTCCGTCGTGGCGCACGCCGCTTCCGCCGGCGGCTGA
- a CDS encoding YidH family protein, whose amino-acid sequence MRARPRFPGSVYSQGDEPDARFTLANERTFLAWIRTSLAFIAAGIALELLGAELHAALRLAASLILILVGTATPPLAWFGWAKTERALRRREPLPATPMAAVLALAATVAGVLLVLAILLR is encoded by the coding sequence GTGAGGGCCCGGCCCCGGTTCCCCGGCTCCGTCTACTCTCAGGGCGACGAGCCCGACGCGCGCTTCACGCTCGCCAACGAGCGCACGTTCCTCGCCTGGATCCGCACGTCCCTCGCCTTCATCGCCGCGGGGATCGCGCTGGAGCTGCTCGGGGCGGAGCTGCACGCCGCGCTGCGGCTCGCCGCATCCCTCATCCTGATCCTCGTCGGCACCGCGACGCCGCCGCTGGCGTGGTTCGGATGGGCGAAGACCGAGCGCGCGCTGCGCCGGCGGGAGCCGCTGCCGGCCACTCCCATGGCGGCAGTCCTGGCGCTCGCGGCGACCGTGGCCGGCGTCCTGCTCGTCTTGGCGATCCTGCTTCGATGA
- a CDS encoding formylglycine-generating enzyme family protein — protein MEMQTATARTGAGCGCGCGSPSRSTLLQIPPANRPDPIVAHGGSHSVPQALVPAGEFVMGDSSGDHNPGDGELPRHVVRLTAFSIDATTVTNRAFAEFVDATGYRTEAETFGFSAVFHLAVTAPADDVVGVPPSTPWWRGVRGADWQHPGGAGSSLDGLDDHPAVHVSWNDAQAYCAWAGRRLPTEAEWEYAARGGLDGAKYPWGDAEVDEGGWRANIFQGSFPDRNTAEDGWVTTAPVRSFEPNGHGLWQAVGNVWEWCADWFSARTYGQSPTDAPTGPRLGAERVLRGGSYLCHLSYCNRYRNSARSRNTPDSSMGNAGFRTVAR, from the coding sequence ATGGAGATGCAGACCGCCACCGCACGGACGGGCGCCGGGTGCGGGTGCGGATGCGGATCGCCGTCGCGATCGACGCTGCTGCAGATCCCGCCGGCGAACCGCCCCGATCCCATCGTGGCCCACGGCGGATCGCACTCCGTGCCGCAGGCCCTCGTTCCGGCCGGGGAATTCGTCATGGGCGACTCGTCCGGCGACCACAACCCCGGCGACGGCGAACTCCCCCGCCATGTCGTGCGACTGACCGCGTTCTCCATCGACGCCACGACCGTCACCAACCGCGCCTTCGCCGAGTTCGTCGACGCCACCGGTTACCGGACGGAGGCGGAGACGTTCGGATTCTCCGCCGTCTTCCACCTCGCTGTCACCGCCCCCGCCGACGACGTCGTCGGGGTCCCACCGTCGACGCCGTGGTGGCGGGGCGTGCGCGGCGCCGACTGGCAGCATCCCGGCGGCGCCGGATCCTCGCTCGACGGCCTCGACGATCACCCCGCGGTGCACGTCAGCTGGAACGATGCGCAGGCCTACTGCGCGTGGGCGGGGCGGCGCCTGCCCACCGAGGCCGAGTGGGAGTACGCCGCCCGCGGCGGACTCGACGGCGCGAAGTACCCGTGGGGCGACGCCGAGGTCGACGAGGGCGGATGGCGGGCCAACATCTTCCAGGGATCGTTCCCCGACCGCAACACCGCGGAGGACGGGTGGGTGACGACGGCACCTGTGCGAAGCTTCGAGCCCAACGGGCACGGGCTCTGGCAGGCCGTCGGCAACGTGTGGGAATGGTGCGCCGACTGGTTCAGCGCGCGCACCTACGGGCAGTCCCCCACCGACGCGCCCACCGGGCCGCGCCTGGGCGCCGAACGCGTCCTGCGCGGAGGCAGCTACCTCTGCCACCTCTCCTACTGCAATCGCTATCGGAACTCGGCCCGCTCGCGCAACACCCCCGACTCCTCCATGGGCAACGCCGGCTTCCGGACGGTCGCGCGGTGA